Proteins co-encoded in one Gopherus evgoodei ecotype Sinaloan lineage chromosome 4, rGopEvg1_v1.p, whole genome shotgun sequence genomic window:
- the GPHB5 gene encoding glycoprotein hormone beta-5: MKLRHVVLGFLPLLILAGCVSPLKTSSINLHTFIGCAVREFTFLARKPGCKGMRITTDACWGRCETWEKPVLDPPYIDAHHRVCTYNETKLVTVKLPNCAAAVDPSYTYPMAIRCDCGVCATATTECETV; encoded by the exons ATGAAGCTCCGTCATGTGGTCCTGGGCTTCCTGCCTCTCCTGATACTGGCTGGCTGTGTCAGTCCACTCAAAACCTCCTCCATCAACCTGCACACCTTCATTGGCTGCGCTGTGCGTGAGTTCACCTTCCTGGCTAGGAAACCTGGCTGCAAGGGGATGCGCATCACCACGGATGCCTGCTGGGGACGCTGTGAGACTTGGGAG AAGCCTGTGCTGGATCCCCCGTACATCGACGCGCACCATCGAGTCTGCACCTACAATGAGACTAAACTGGTTACGGTGAAGCTGCCGAATTGTGCTGCTGCTGTGGATCCTTCCTACACGTACCCTATGGCCATACGGTGTGACTGCGGGGTCTGTGCTACTGCAACTACTGAATGTGAGACTGTCTga